CCTCGATTAACCGACCTTGCCCGCAGTCAACTTGGTAAGGACCTGGAAATGCGGGAGTGGACTCGCCTTGGTGTCGGTCGACCTCTGCAACTAAGGAACAAATCGATAAATAACTAGCGGGTGTCTATAATTATGCTATTGGCTATGGGCCGGCTGGAGAGCTGTTGTACACGTCGCTATTTGTGTTCTTTGTGGACTGGCATGATAACATTCCACCATAACTGCTTGAAAAGGCATACCAGATCTAGTATTTCTATGCACAGGCTGTTCGAGTCTCTGTACAATAAAGAAATCTGCAGCAATGAATGCTATCTAGTAGTATGTATACGTGGTCAACAGAAACGACTAAGTGGGGAAAGCAGGGATACATAGTGAACCAATGATGGGGAGGCATGGAGTAGTATTATTCAACTAATACAAAGAGGAAGCtggatgtacggagtaacaAGGATGGACAAGTGCTGCTATATAGTACAGCTACCTGCAGTGATTATTCGAGGTCAATCAATGCGGTGAGATATGGCATCGTCTTAGTCTAGTCGTTGAGGTGATTGACACCTCAATATCCGACTCTTTCCTTCGCCTTGGAGGACTGTGCAATCGATTTAAAACTACATGGGTTCACGAGTGCTTGTTATGTAGTCATATACACCACTCCAATACGCGACAAAGGTAGATCTTACACCATATGGTAATGCACAGCGATGGTTTGCTTATAATACGCAATTTTAGACATGGTCCAGTAACAATGTTAAGTGGGCTGCATCTGTCCCTTCTACATTGGGACAATCGGTTATCGAAGGAATTGGCGCTgagtctttctttcctctaATTGTTGTCTGCAGGTTTAACAGGAGGTGGTATAAAATGCTGGCAGTGGCtaggagaaagaagggagagtGACATGCCCTCCACGCTGTCCAGTATTCTCAGCGCAATGATATTGAAAAAgtgtttttgttttccaaTACATGATTAAAGTTGGGCAAACAAATGTGGGTCCAACTACAAGCCTCACGTGCACCGACACTAGTCCCCATCAGCCTTAGCGCGGTGTGTCGGACAATTGAAACAAATGCCGGCGGGTTGAACGAATATCAAAAAAGAAGTTCATCTCGCGACTTCaagctctcttcctcttgggTCGGGgtctccccttttctttcttctctcgaAGGGTTGCGGATTACTTGTTCTTTATTGGGTTTGCTGTGGTGGACAGATCTGTTGACtgatttctccttctctttccctctcgtTACTTTATTTCCTCCGCCCAAGATTTCTCAATCATTTGTTACTACAACCCCGCCGTACTTGAGTTGATGACTTGACGAGACTGACGAATTTTCTTCTGTACTTCTACATAAACCCATATCTACGTCTTTTTCAAGCTCTTCTCAtatattcctttctttctgttcttggACGGGTCCCTTCGTCTCCGTGCTTGGACATCAGATCATTACATAACGGCCGCAcagaattgaattgaattgaatgaaATCACTCTAATACCAAGAAATTGCAATTAGGCAACCCCAATTGAAAGCTGAAATGGCGTCAGGTATTGTCATAACTGCTTGAAATCTGCATCATCGACGGTCACTCATATTCCACAGACCTCACAAAAGTGGTCCCTTTGACCTGCCACGGACACTCTCGTCCTGTGCCGCATATCGACTTTTCTTCCACAGTAGAAGATGATCAGTACTACCTCATATCCGCTTGCAAGGGTATGTCCTGATTATTGCTCAAGCGGGATGCACCAAACTAATCCTTCTTAGACAACAACCCCATGCTCCGGGATGGTATCACCGGTGATTGGTACGTTTCCCTCAGGACTATCTATTCCATTTGATGGCAAAGAGCACTAACCATGACACAGGATTGGAACCTTCCTCGGCCACAAAGGTGCAGTCTGGCAAGCCAGACTCTCAACAGATGCCACCATAGCAGCAACAGCTGCGGCCGATTTCTCCGCGTGAGTTCGGGAAGCTCATTTCCCCCCGGCAGCTGTAGCAAACCACTAATGCATTGTCTACAGAAAAGTCTGGGACACCCACACAGGCGAATGCCTCCACACGCTGCAGCACTCCCACATCGTTCGGGCAGTTGCATTTCCCATGCAGACATCTCCCCAGGTTCTGGCTACAGGCGGCTATGAAAAGAAGCTCCGCATCTTCGACCTATCCCGCAGCAACAGCGGTAGCAACTCGTCCTCGCCGACCTTCCCCTCATCAATGGGGGAGAACGGCACCGGGGTAACTAGCTATGAGATCGGGCCCGGCGTCCACGGTGGAACCATCAAGTCCATCGTCTGGAACCAGGATTACAACATCCTCACAACAGCCGCGGAAGATCGTAAGATCAGATGGTGGGATCTGCGCTCTCGCCACCCTGTCATTGAGTACACTGTCGAGGGTACCATTGGTAGCTGTGAATTGAATACCTTGGCCGTTCGTCCCAATGACCCCGGCATCCTTACCGTCGCCGCGGGCAAATCCGTCTATCTATTCGATGGCTCGAGCCCCGGTCGTCTGATCAAGAAGTCTGACTTTAGGTACGAGGTCGCTAGTGCCGCTGTCAACAATGAAACCGGTCGACTGGTGACCGGAAGTGCGGACGACACTTGGGCGCGAGTTTATGATCTCCGAACGGATGAAGAGCTGggtatgttctttttccGCCCATTCTCATTCACATTTATATATGAGCCGAACTAATACCTCAACAGAAGTCCAAAAAGGCCACCACGGCCCGATCTGGTCCGTCAGTTTCTCACCTGACGGCAAACTCTACGGCACAGGAAGTGAGGACGGCACGATCAAATTGTGGAAGGCATGCAGAGAGCCATACGGTTTATGGCGGTGAAAGTAACACCATATCTGTGAAACGCCCCTTCAAATCTCTTTACCCTACCTTTTATTATGCAGATACGGAGGTATGGATCTTGGAGTTtatttgaagatattgaatTTGGTGCTTAGCTATGATGCTGCGCCTAGTTTGTACTTAGGGGCAAGCTTTCCTGGCTTGGGATAGCTTTCCCCCAGTAGTATCTTtaatgaaaagaaaagacagatTAGAGATTAGAGACCAGTTTGGttgattctatatatttgtATGAGTCGAGTTGGATGGCCAATGGCTGCGAACTATTATGACTTAGCATGCATAGTCGTGCCTTTATGTAACGTAACAATAACGACATATGATTATCCTACCCAATCTGACGCGAAATCTTCGAAACCGAGTATTAACTAGTTACAAGTGTTGATCATTGGTGGATTTACTCAATCATGTCAACATCGTCGTCGCcagcagtagcagcagcagtcgcAGGTGCAACTTGCTGCGGCTCAACCGGAACGGTCTCCTTGTCAGCACCAGTGTTTGCAGTGCCCCAGTAATCGTCCATCTCTTGGTCCAGCTCTTCCTGTGTCTTCTTGGGTCGAGCAGCAGGAGCGCGACGGCTCTCGCCTTGTCCCTGGCGTCGTCCGTTGGCGGGACGACGTGCCGGCGATCGCTGTCCAGGAACATACCGATCTATATGTTCCGGAGCTGGCTTGGAGACATCGCTACGTCGGTAGCGTCCACCACCTCCCCGGCGTCCACGACGGCGGCGTGCACCATCGTCAGCACTTTCATGTCCACTTCCGGGACTAAGACTGCGAGAGTCACGATCGCGTGGGCGCTCTACACGGTCAAACAAGCTACCCTTAGGTCTCTCAACGTTGTCAAAGGGATTCCGGTCTCGTCGTCCACCACCCGTGGAAACAAGAGTCACACGAATAGGTTGTCCTTTAGCATTCGCGCCGTCAAACTCGCTTATGGCCGTTCTCGCATCGCTGGGACGTTCATAGGTAACAAAAGCCACGCCCTCAGAGCGTCCTGCTCGGTCATAGACGAGAGACAGGTTGCTGATCGGACCAATTCGAGTGAATAGATcctgaaaagaaaacccaTTAGACGGCCCAGAAGGGAAAACTAGTAAGACTAACATCCTTACCTCAAGATCACTTTCTGTAATATCATAATGAAGGTTCTCAATACGAAGCTTAGCTCCAGTAGGAGCGCTATCAAATGGTTAGCGCACGCTACGCGAAACATTGCGCAGCTAGCTAGACATACTGGTCCGGCGGCGGGGAATAGCGGTCACCGCGAGGTCGTCGAGGGGCACGAGATGGGCGTGCTGAACAGATTGTGTAAGAATGGGAAACTAGAGGTTCCGTGGCAAGTGCCCGGGTAGAGTTCAAAACGCACAATCTCTGTCGTCTTCATATTTGTCGTGTACCCAATCCCTGTAATATCGAATCCAAGCCTGTTAGAAAACTTAACACAATCGCAGATTAAGAAAAGGGTGTAATTACAGATCTAAATCAGGGCGTTCTTCTCTGTAAGACTGTTGTGGTCGCAAAAAAGGACAAGGTCAGCTCGAAATCATCTCAAGTATCATGGCAACTGCTCCATCGTCTGCGGATTCCGCGGCCGAATGTCTATTCCAAGACAACTACGAGGCCAGCGAATTATGCTTGTCAAGGTGCGCGTAGAGGGTTCGAAAGAGAGTTGGGAGGGAGGACCTAATTTAAAAGGCAGGCTAATCAGTATgaaaacaagagaagaaatatatccgATGAATGCAATAGCGGAGTTGTAGAAATACCTTTCTTACGCCATCACGGCGACGACCCTGAGGAGGACGGCGGCCACCCCGGTTTTGTTTCTGCTGGAAATTTCACATGTCAGTTAACCAGCTATCAGAGGAATGGCGACAATATGATATGGTCAAATTGGAATTGGCGCGATCCGGAAGACTTACAGGACGCTCCGCAATGATCTCATCCAAGCTGCGGTCCATGGTGGACATGAAAGGTATCGCTACAGTAAAGAAACGGAATAAGTTGCTGTCAAGCCGGAGCAATCTCTAAAGGTCGAAGTACGAACATACACAGTAATAAAGGGAGAGGgggttgagattgaggtTAAGGTGAGccggagaaagagaaacactAGGCCGGAGACTCGCTCTAGAAAGCTTGGGCGGAACGGCACATCACGtgatacatactgtacaaaTTGCGATTTTTTGTTATCGGTAATCAGGCAGAAATCCATGGTGAAGACATCTTTTTAACATTACAGCTTTGGTTATCGATACTGTATTGAACTCCATAATTACTTCCGCCCCATCAATGTGGTGTACAAGTGAGCAGTTGCCAACAGGCATCATAAAGGGAGTAGAGACAAAGTAAATCCAGGATGCGATGCAAGAACACCAAGAAAAGTCTCGTCATAGTCCGGTATGCATATTCCATGTGGTTGCCGATCAAGACATATCCCTCCCTATAGCTCCAGAGAACACCAGTAGCAGCTTCCAATAGCAAAACATTAGAGGAtctgaaggaaaagacaaaacgCCAATGGTGCGATACGAAACCTCATTAAGCCCCGCCATTGGAAGCGGCATCACTCTGTCCACGGTTGCCactctccatcatcttctgcaTGAAGCTATAGTAGTCGTACTTGGGTTCATTTTGGTCTTCACCCCGGTCAAACACTTCATGCCTAGGCATGGTCTGAACAAGATGGTCAATAACTTCATCCGGAATGAGCGAGTGTCGAAGATCGAGTTCTGTGACATATGGCTATTCGAAGTTAGTCATCGCACGAAACAAGACTACGTAGCCTCTTGATTGGAACATACCTTGCCATCTGCGACCTCACGGAAACTCTGCAACACTTGTTCGGCTGTGTTTTGATCCTCAGTCACACTGACCATGAAACGGATAAACTGTTCGAAGCTAACACCGGCGTTCTGTGCTAGTCTAGCTGGGCCACACGTCTCAACGTACACCTCGTGcatctcatcctcgtcataTACTAGTCCAAGACTGGCAAGGGCAGCAGAGAACTCAAGCTCATGAAGGGTGTTTGAGGAGTCGCGATCGAAATGTCTAAATACTGATTCAAACTCTTCCAACTGGATCGGGGTCAGATTCGTCATGTTTCGAGCCACGAGCTGATTGTCAAGGAAGGCTAGCTTCTTGGAAATGCTCGACTTGACTAGGCTCAACTCGTAGGAGAGTTCATCTAGTGTATATGTTGTGTAATCGTTCTCTTCAATGTTCGCTTCCTCACACTGCTCGTCTATCTCCGCAATAGTATCTAAGAACGCATCAAGGGGAGGAAGGTTGTCATTGAGTCTCTTAACATGGGCTAACTGGTCTTCTACATCGCCATCAAGACCGGATATTGCAAGAGATAGAGTCTTCAAAGTTAGTGCGAAGTCATTCGCTTTGTCCGCGAAAGACCGGCGTAGGGCATTCTTGATATCTCGGATCGTTTCGTTAATGAGCTGACTACGTTCATGCTCATCGCGCGTTAGACATTCCCACTCTTGGTCGCAAACCTCAAGACTTAGCTCTGCAGGGGGGTCATAGGGGCGGAGGCGGTAGGTGCTGAGCTTGGTTTTGATGTTACCCAGAAGGGCAGCAAGGTCTGACTTTTCCGCGACCCATTGtcgtttttgttttttcttgtACAAGGAAAATTGAAAGGCCTGGTCCTTGGCATCCTTGTAGGTTCCTTCGAACGAAGcgttcttccattcctcgCGTTGGGCTCTGATGAGGCGCAGAAGTtccttcattcttctttcatACGAGTTCTGCATTTCCCAAGCGCCATGCATGTTGTTGATGAACTTTTCGACTCGTCTACCGGCATTCTCGACTCGCTCCAGCTGGGAGAAGGCATGGAACCAATATGCGATGTAAGTCATCAAAGACCGCTCATCAGGTCTTGGGACATCGCAGACATCGTCCACGTCAAGCAGGTCGGGAATGCCGATTTCGTTAGCAGCAATTTCAAATGCCAATTTCATGTTCCCACGGTGGTCCTTTTTATCAAGTGCGTCGAAGTCGATTAAGTCAGGGCGATGGATATCCAGAAGGGCACAAAATGCCAGACCATCGTTCCAGCTAGTGGAAAAGTCCCGCACCTCAACTTCTTCGTAGCAGGCAGTTTTCCTTTGACACCACAGCAACAGACCCTCTTTTGCGGTCATACCTTCCTCATTGATATCGCTGATGGTGAATCTCAGAATGAGAGTCCATATTAGTCCTAAGATGATCTTCCTATTGCCATCCACAACGTCCTCTGCACCGATATTTGTCATCTGAATTCCCCTCCCCTTGATAGTGTCCAGACTCTTGTTGACATTTTCGAACTTTTGTACGCGCAATCTGGGGTTCGAGGCATATTTACCGAGGGGCTCGCCGCCGAGGATTTCGAGAAGGTGAATGAGGATGATCTGAGTTAACTATGTAAGTCTCTGCGCATGATGTCTCTCATCCCGCATCTCCTTTTCGGTCATCTTTCCTCCGACGTCCTGGTAGAGGCAAGGGGAAGCTTATCGAGGTGTCGGGTTGCGGGGCTCACTCACGCCGTTGGAGAGGTCAGATACTAGATCTTCAATGAAGAGTCTTCGAACCTTTAATTTATCATTGAGCCTGAAAGATCAATAGTGTCAGCAGGGTGGGACCCGAAGTTGGACGAGGCGGATTAAGGCAAGATGAAATCAAGGGATCCGATGGACGCACGGGGCCGACCCCGATCGAGGGGAAGAAACAGTGGGCGGCTAAAGGAAACTGACCATTTTGTAAAGGTTTTCTGCTGAACATTGACCCATGACTTTTCAACGGTCAACATGGTGAATCACGGTAATGGATGAGGACATTCAGGGCTGGTCGGAAGGGAGGTTGGAGATAGCGTCGAATAGTAGCACAGAGGAGGGATACAGTTTGATAGAGGGGTAATCCTTGAATGGAAATGGTAGGATCTTCAGCCGGAACTaattagaaaagaaacaaagcgGTAAAACGATGCAAGTGTTCAGCCTGTTTTAGTGGCTGGAAGCACAAGTGAGCGGAGAGGGCGACAATTAGTGAGCTAAGATTAGGAGTTCGTACTTCGAAGGCAGCACCGCTATCCCTTAGTTGGCCATGTCAACAAACCCTCGCCGCCCCCACAGCAACCAAACCCATTCTTCATGTCAATCTTTGGGTGAAACTCTCTCCACAGATTCCAGCGATGGGGAATTTTAGCTTATATGCAGGTCACAGCATGGGCAAAGGGGTTGGGAAATTttagaagagggaaaaaggataataataaaacgaGGATCATTATATTGGGAGAGCAACCACTATGAACACCACATTGAACCGTGAATATCAGCCTCGCCACACGAACAAACTAGGTCTTGCATCTCCCCAGGTTTCAGGAATTCGACAAGAATATGCTTAAGACTTTCTAGAATTTGAGAAGAGAATGTAACAATAATGGATTAGTCTGTTGTTTTATTGTCGAGgatcaagatgaagaagggaaaCGGAAGAGGGAAGGAGAGCGAAAACGAAGATATTTTAACTTTTCGATACTTCACTCGAGGTTTCAACACACCCCCTCACAAGAATGGAAATATCTCAGGTTCTCGGTttcatacggagtagacgAAGATCCTTTCTCCAGACTGGGATATTGTTGAACTTCCTTCTACGGAGTCTCCTCTTCAACACGTCTTCGTTTATATGTCCGTTTCGGtacccttttccttttctcgtCTCCCGACCCGAAGTTAACCCGCTCCGGTCTCATACTAGTATCCAGATTTTCATGATACCCCTTTTAAGGAgtatatacttttaaaaacATTCACCGCTTGACCGTATAAAGGCGAGAAGAGTTGCCCTGCAACAAAGGGGGCGTACAGATCAACCataaagataaagataaagatattatCTATCAATAGGGATCGTATTGAGTCACTGATAACGGATATTCTACGGCGAAACATTCCATCATAATACAGACACCTAAGgttcttttaataaaaaaaaaaacaagttGCTACACAAAGAAGGTTAGGACATTTTCAGATAACGCAGTAAGCTTGAAATTATAGTAATGGTCACTATGTACGGAGCACTTGTCCGGATCTGCAAGTATATTAAATCCCCTCAAGAGTTAGAATTTTGATTGATGAAAGAAGCGGGCAATGGTGCCGATCCTTCGGAAGATTCAGGAAAGCTACTGGGCCCGAAGCCTTAAGGCCCCACGTTGCTACGACCAATGCGGAATGCCGCTTTTGGAACCTTGTAAACTTGGCAGGGCTCAGGCATTCATCAGGCAACCTACTAGTAGGGCTTACCAAGCCCTCTGACAAATGCATAAGAGTAAAAGATCTGAAGCGCCTAGAACTTCCAAGAAGTCTTGGTGCGACTGGGCGAGCGAATATATTGGTAGCGATATATTTTAGGGAGCTATGCAGAACTTGGCAGTTTGTCATAGAATTGCTACATATGGCATACTCGGTAGAAGCCATGGTCACATCACCATCCGACCCCATCTTATTCTGTCGCCGCGTCTAACCACCGCACATCCCTGTCGGTTCTCCAATGTTCTCCAACATGGCCCGCTCGGAGAAGCATATGCATGAATCGCCAAAAGAAACCTAAAATTAGTTGGAAGTCTGGAGTATGTTCAATGGTGGAAAATTGATCCCCACAAAATGATGGCAGTAATGATTTAGGTAATAGAGGGTTTCAGGCAAACCATAATCGTATTGCTAGGCATGGGCTACCAAGCGGTGAGATATAATCAATGACCTCTTGACTGAGGGTGTTAGTTGGAATAAGTATCGGCGTGACAAGAGACAGAGGGATGGGGTACTGTTACCGTACATACTTCCTTTGCTTTGCCACGTTGTCGTCTACTTTAGAAACTGATAACCCACCGAAGATACGCATTATCACGGATGCCTATTGGGAGGAACGTGAGCAATGCCCACTTTCGTCCCCAACATCCCCACGTTTTACTCTTACCAGATGCAATCATGTCACAATTAGCCTCTCTGtagtatttttcttttcttctaccGTTATCATTCGGTGGCTGAGGCTAATTGACCGAAAGCCCGAAAGTTTTAAACTAGGTCAGATCCGGATTCGTGGACGGGCCAAAGTGAGATCTGGTTGGTCAGACCAGCGGTTGGAGTGAGCTTGTTCTCCATATGGTTCGACCATTCAAGATAAACGTAACGCCACCAAATCTTATTAATAACAGAAAAAAAACGCACTATCATTATTCTTTCGAAATTCCAAACCCAATCACACCACAGCAGTTTCATGCAAGCCTCTTGGGCAACCGGCGGGCACAGCAGCTTAGTGGCAAAGTATACGGTGCCCTTCCGAGTCCTTTCCGCTGGCTTCCAAATCGGTCCAAGTCTGGTACTTCGATTATATAACTGCCTTGGCCGGACTTTCCTCAAATTCTGCTCTCTTCCCAGACTCTCAGGAACGTGGTCCGACAGGGAAACAGCCCacaccttcttcccttctcgCCCCTTCCTCGTTCTCACTTTCTCAGCATCTCTCCCCCTTCTTAATCTCCAACATGGGCTACTCCTCAGAAGATATTTCTGACCTCGACAAGGCCAATAACAAAGCCATGGAGGCTGGGGCCGAGAAGCTTGGTGTCCCCCCTCACTATGATAAGGACTTGGTTGGTGAAATGgatgagagggaaagggacaTCGTCGAGGATGGTATCCATAAGTTCAGCCGTCTCGGTTGGAAGCGTCTCACCGTCGTGCTTATTGTGGAGGCTGTTGCTCTCGGAAGTTTGTCCATTCCTTCTAGTTTTGCGAAGCTTGGTATGGTGGCTGGTGTCATCTGTACCGTTGGTCTGGGTCTCGTTGCTGTCTATACTAGTCATATTATCGGTCAAGTGAAGTTGAAGTTCCCACATGTCGCTCACTATCCCGACGCTGGCCAGCTCATGTTTGGTCGTTTCGGCAAAGAACTGATCAACATTATGCTCATCTTGGAACTTCTGTTCCTCACCGGCTCGCATTGTCTGACTGGTACGATTGCCTTTGTGAACATCACCAGCAGTGACGTTTGCTCCGTTGTTTGGGGAGTCGTGTCTGCTGTGATTCTGCTGCTCCTCGCAGTACCGCCGAGTTTCACCGAAATGGCTATTCTGGGTTACGTCGACTTTGTCTCTATCATTGCCGCAATTGGTATCACCATCATTGGCACCGGTATCAAGAGTACCAAGGAAATCGGACTCTCCAATGTCAATTGGTCCGCCTGGCCACAGGAAGGCCTCACCTTCACCGACGGTTTCATTGCAATTTCCAACATTATCTTCGCCTACAGTTTCGCTCTCTGCCAGTTCTCCTTCATGGACGAAATGCATACACCCAAGGACTACGTCAAGTCTATCTGGGCTTTGGGTATTACTGAGATTATTATCTACACCTTGACTGGTGCGCTGATTTATGCCTTCGTCGGTGTCGATGTGGGTAGCCCCGCCCTGCTTTCCGCTGGTAATCTGTTGAGCAAAGTGGCCTTCGGTATCGCCCTTCCCGTTATTTTCATCAGTGGTTCCATCAACACTGTCGTGCTGGGCCGTCTGGTTCACGGTCGCATTTTCAAGAACTCTCCTATTAGATTCATCAATACCAAGATGGGATGGATTACCTGGTTGGCCGTTATCACTGTGGCTACCGTTGTCGCTTTCGTTATCGCCGAGGTTATCCCCTTCTTCAACGACCTGCTGTCGATTTGCTCGGCCCTCTTCGTCTC
This DNA window, taken from Aspergillus flavus chromosome 5, complete sequence, encodes the following:
- a CDS encoding N amino acid transport system protein (unnamed protein product), with the translated sequence MGYSSEDISDLDKANNKAMEAGAEKLGVPPHYDKDLVGEMDERERDIVEDGIHKFSRLGWKRLTVVLIVEAVALGSLSIPSSFAKLGMVAGVICTVGLGLVAVYTSHIIGQVKLKFPHVAHYPDAGQLMFGRFGKELINIMLILELLFLTGSHCLTGTIAFVNITSSDVCSVVWGVVSAVILLLLAVPPSFTEMAILGYVDFVSIIAAIGITIIGTGIKSTKEIGLSNVNWSAWPQEGLTFTDGFIAISNIIFAYSFALCQFSFMDEMHTPKDYVKSIWALGITEIIIYTLTGALIYAFVGVDVGSPALLSAGNLLSKVAFGIALPVIFISGSINTVVLGRLVHGRIFKNSPIRFINTKMGWITWLAVITVATVVAFVIAEVIPFFNDLLSICSALFVSGFTFYFPALMWFILIREGKWNEPKNLALGAINVAVLLIGLVTLVGGTYSSVDDIINNYREGSVRGVFSCSPPA
- a CDS encoding serine/threonine kinase receptor-associated protein (WD repeat protein); translation: MASDLTKVVPLTCHGHSRPVPHIDFSSTVEDDQYYLISACKDNNPMLRDGITGDWIGTFLGHKGAVWQARLSTDATIAATAAADFSAKVWDTHTGECLHTLQHSHIVRAVAFPMQTSPQVLATGGYEKKLRIFDLSRSNSGSNSSSPTFPSSMGENGTGVTSYEIGPGVHGGTIKSIVWNQDYNILTTAAEDRKIRWWDLRSRHPVIEYTVEGTIGSCELNTLAVRPNDPGILTVAAGKSVYLFDGSSPGRLIKKSDFRYEVASAAVNNETGRLVTGSADDTWARVYDLRTDEELEVQKGHHGPIWSVSFSPDGKLYGTGSEDGTIKLWKACREPYGLWR
- a CDS encoding alpha-actinin, sarcomeric — its product is MLTVEKSWVNVQQKTFTKWLNDKLKVRRLFIEDLVSDLSNGIILIHLLEILGGEPLGKYASNPRLRVQKFENVNKSLDTIKGRGIQMTNIGAEDVVDGNRKIILGLIWTLILRFTISDINEEGMTAKEGLLLWCQRKTACYEEVEVRDFSTSWNDGLAFCALLDIHRPDLIDFDALDKKDHRGNMKLAFEIAANEIGIPDLLDVDDVCDVPRPDERSLMTYIAYWFHAFSQLERVENAGRRVEKFINNMHGAWEMQNSYERRMKELLRLIRAQREEWKNASFEGTYKDAKDQAFQFSLYKKKQKRQWVAEKSDLAALLGNIKTKLSTYRLRPYDPPAELSLEVCDQEWECLTRDEHERSQLINETIRDIKNALRRSFADKANDFALTLKTLSLAISGLDGDVEDQLAHVKRLNDNLPPLDAFLDTIAEIDEQCEEANIEENDYTTYTLDELSYELSLVKSSISKKLAFLDNQLVARNMTNLTPIQLEEFESVFRHFDRDSSNTLHELEFSAALASLGLVYDEDEMHEVYVETCGPARLAQNAGVSFEQFIRFMVSVTEDQNTAEQVLQSFREVADGKPYVTELDLRHSLIPDEVIDHLVQTMPRHEVFDRGEDQNEPKYDYYSFMQKMMESGNRGQSDAASNARPSRAPRRPRGDRYSPPPDHAPTGAKLRIENLHYDITESDLEDLFTRIGPISNLSLVYDRAGRSEGVAFVTYERPSDARTAISEFDGANAKGQPIRVTLVSTGGGRRDRNPFDNVERPKGSLFDRVERPRDRDSRSLSPGSGHESADDGARRRRGRRGGGGRYRRSDVSKPAPEHIDRYVPGQRSPARRPANGRRQGQGESRRAPAARPKKTQEELDQEMDDYWGTANTGADKETVPVEPQQVAPATAAATAGDDDVDMIE